The DNA window CGCGGCAAATCGAGTGTGGCAGGGGCTGGCGTCGGGTGGCGGTGTCGCGGGTGGCGTCGCGCGGAATCGGCGGGGGCGGAAAGCGTGTCGATCGTCGGCATGACCCGACGGTAGGAATCGAGAGTGCGCGTCGACGTCCCGCTGTAGCGCCATTCACGGGTAATACCGAGGTACTAGAAAGCGACTACCGGGGCATTCGCGATCCCTCATCGAATCGCGAATGCCCTGGTGGCCGAATCGGATCCCGGCCGATCTCGGGGTGGGCAGGACCCCGAGACCGGCGGGACGCGGAGCAGCGGGAGGGGGCCGCTTACTCCGCGGCGATACCGACGGCGATACCGCGCGCGCCGAGCCAAGGCATCGGATCGATCGGCCCGCCGTCGGTCTGATGGACCTCGTAGTGCAGGTGCGGCCCGGTGGAGAAGCCGCGGTTGCCGACAGTGGCGATGACATCGCCCGCGCGCACCGGCTGGCCGACGGTGGCCAGGATGTCGTTGACGTGTCCGTAGACGCCGATGGTGCCGTCGTCCTGTTGCACTCGCACCCACAGGCCGAAGCCGGAGGCCGGGCCCGCCTCGATGACGGTGCCGTCGGTGACCGCGGCGATCGGGGTGCCGATGGGGTCGGCGAAGTCGAGGCCCGCGTGCAGTGCGCCCCAGCGCGTCCCGAAGTTGGATGTCAGGACGCCCGCGATCGGACGAACGGTGCGCGGACGCGCCGCTTCCGCGGCGATCCGGTTCTGCTCCCAGACGACGGTCTCGGGCACGGTCTGCGGCATCTGTGCTTCGCGCGGGGTGAATGCGGTGGAGGCGACCGCTCCGTCGGCTGTGTCGGCGCTCGGCTGGTCGGCCTTGCCGGCGAGTGGCAGCGCGTCGGGATCCGCGGCGGCGAGTACGCCGAGTGCGGCGCTCACGACTGTGGTGGCGGCAAACACCCGGGTGGCGGCGCGGTGGCGGCGTGAACGGGCCGAGCCGCGACGGTAAGATAACGGAACGATCACGGGCATGGCTCGAACGTACGGGACCCCGATTCGAGTCCCGCAATCCTGTGGCAGCCGTCACAGGTGAACAAAAGCCCAGTTGATATGTCACAACTGGATAACGACACGGCGTGGATGCGCTGTGTACCGGGGGAAATGGCGTACCGCGCCGAATTGACCAGAAGGATGCCGGTCGATCACACTATTTCAGTGCCGACTAAGGGAGTTCGCGCCCTGGAGGCGCTGGCCGACCCGACCCGCCGCGCCATTTTCGAGTCCTTGCCGACCGG is part of the Nocardia sp. NBC_00565 genome and encodes:
- a CDS encoding M23 family metallopeptidase translates to MPVIVPLSYRRGSARSRRHRAATRVFAATTVVSAALGVLAAADPDALPLAGKADQPSADTADGAVASTAFTPREAQMPQTVPETVVWEQNRIAAEAARPRTVRPIAGVLTSNFGTRWGALHAGLDFADPIGTPIAAVTDGTVIEAGPASGFGLWVRVQQDDGTIGVYGHVNDILATVGQPVRAGDVIATVGNRGFSTGPHLHYEVHQTDGGPIDPMPWLGARGIAVGIAAE